A stretch of Leisingera sp. S132 DNA encodes these proteins:
- the paaA gene encoding 1,2-phenylacetyl-CoA epoxidase subunit PaaA: MYAQMIKSEATQDDPEKLAAFQARIDAGEKIEPKDWMPEGYRKTLIRQIGQHAHSEIVGQLPEGNWITRAPTLERKAILLAKVQDEAGHGLYLYCAAETLGVSRDEITEMLLDGRMKYSSIFNYPTLNWADIGAVGWLVDGAAIMNQVPLQRTSFGPYSRAMIRICKEESFHQRQGYDAIRKMAEGTPEQKKMAQDALNRLWYPSLMMFGPSDKDSVHSAQSMAWKIKMNTNDELRQKFVDQTVPQAEYLGLTIPDPDLKWNEERGHYDYTDPDWSEFFEVIKGNGPCNVDRLAARNKAWDDGAWVRDGLLAHAKKKAARRHAAE, translated from the coding sequence ATGTATGCTCAGATGATCAAATCCGAAGCGACCCAGGACGATCCGGAAAAGCTGGCTGCCTTCCAGGCGCGCATCGACGCGGGCGAGAAGATCGAGCCCAAGGACTGGATGCCCGAGGGTTACCGCAAAACGCTGATCCGCCAGATCGGGCAGCACGCGCATTCGGAAATCGTCGGCCAGCTGCCAGAGGGCAACTGGATCACCCGCGCGCCGACGCTGGAGCGCAAGGCGATCCTCCTCGCCAAGGTGCAGGATGAGGCCGGCCACGGCCTCTACCTCTACTGCGCGGCGGAAACCCTGGGTGTCTCCCGCGACGAAATCACCGAGATGCTGCTGGACGGCCGCATGAAGTATTCGTCGATCTTCAACTACCCGACGCTGAACTGGGCCGACATCGGTGCAGTGGGCTGGCTGGTGGACGGCGCGGCGATCATGAACCAGGTGCCGCTGCAGCGGACCTCCTTCGGCCCCTACTCCCGCGCGATGATCCGCATCTGCAAGGAGGAAAGCTTCCACCAGCGCCAGGGCTATGACGCGATCCGCAAGATGGCCGAAGGCACCCCGGAGCAGAAGAAGATGGCACAGGATGCGCTGAACCGCCTCTGGTACCCGTCGCTGATGATGTTCGGCCCCTCCGACAAGGACTCGGTCCATTCCGCCCAGTCGATGGCCTGGAAGATCAAGATGAACACCAACGACGAACTGCGCCAGAAGTTCGTCGACCAGACCGTGCCGCAAGCCGAATACCTGGGCCTGACGATCCCCGATCCCGACCTGAAGTGGAACGAGGAACGCGGCCATTACGACTACACCGATCCGGACTGGAGCGAGTTCTTTGAAGTGATCAAAGGCAACGGCCCCTGCAACGTGGACCGCCTCGCCGCCCGCAACAAGGCCTGGGACGACGGCGCCTGGGTCCGCGACGGCCTGCTTGCCCACGCCAAGAAAAAAGCCGCGCGCCGGCACGCCGCCGAATAA
- the pcaF gene encoding 3-oxoadipyl-CoA thiolase, which yields MDAFICDATRTPIGRYGGALSQVRTDDLASLPIAALVERNPDVDWGSLDDVIFGDANQAGESNRNVARMAALLAGLPTSVPGTTINRLCASGMDAVGMASRGIKAGDYDMAIAGGVESMSRAPFVMPKATSAFTRANAVYDTTIGWRFVNKKMHGMYGTDSMPQTADNVAEDYGVSRADQDAFAARSQARWAAAHEAGIFKDEITQVTIPQRKGDDLVVDTDEHPRPGTSAEKLAGLKGVNGPDKTVTAGNASGVNDGAAAILMANEAAAARNGLKPMARIVGMAAAGVEPRIMGIGPVPATRKVLARTGLTIEQMDVIELNEAFASQGLATLRELGLPDDAPHVNPNGGAIALGHPLGMSGARLVLTAAYQLQRTGGRYALCTMCVGVGQGTALILERV from the coding sequence ATGGATGCTTTCATCTGCGATGCCACCCGCACCCCGATCGGCCGCTACGGCGGCGCACTGAGCCAGGTGCGTACCGACGATTTGGCCTCTTTGCCGATTGCGGCGCTGGTCGAACGCAACCCGGATGTGGACTGGGGCTCCTTGGACGATGTGATCTTTGGCGATGCCAACCAGGCGGGGGAAAGCAACCGCAACGTGGCCCGCATGGCGGCGCTGCTGGCGGGCCTGCCCACCTCCGTTCCCGGCACCACGATTAACCGCCTCTGCGCCTCGGGCATGGATGCGGTCGGCATGGCGTCCCGCGGGATCAAGGCGGGCGACTATGACATGGCCATCGCCGGCGGCGTCGAAAGCATGTCGCGCGCGCCCTTCGTGATGCCCAAGGCCACCTCTGCCTTCACCCGTGCCAATGCGGTCTATGACACCACCATCGGCTGGCGCTTCGTGAACAAGAAGATGCACGGGATGTACGGCACCGACTCGATGCCGCAGACTGCCGACAACGTGGCAGAGGACTACGGCGTCTCCCGCGCCGATCAGGACGCCTTCGCCGCCCGCAGCCAGGCCCGCTGGGCCGCCGCGCATGAGGCCGGCATCTTCAAGGACGAAATCACCCAGGTCACCATCCCGCAGCGCAAGGGCGATGATCTGGTGGTGGACACCGATGAACACCCCCGCCCCGGCACCTCGGCAGAGAAGCTGGCGGGCCTCAAGGGCGTCAACGGCCCGGACAAGACCGTGACCGCAGGCAATGCCTCCGGCGTCAATGACGGTGCTGCGGCGATCCTGATGGCGAATGAAGCGGCTGCGGCGAGGAACGGTCTGAAACCGATGGCCCGCATCGTCGGCATGGCCGCTGCAGGCGTGGAGCCGCGCATCATGGGCATCGGCCCGGTGCCTGCCACCCGCAAGGTTCTGGCCCGCACTGGCCTGACCATTGAACAGATGGACGTGATCGAGCTGAACGAGGCCTTTGCATCCCAGGGCCTTGCCACCCTGCGCGAGCTTGGCCTTCCGGACGACGCGCCCCATGTTAATCCCAACGGCGGTGCGATTGCACTGGGCCACCCGCTCGGCATGTCCGGGGCGCGGCTGGTGCTGACCGCTGCCTATCAGCTTCAGCGCACCGGCGGGCGGTATGCGCTCTGCACCATGTGCGTCGGCGTCGGTCAGGGCACCGCCCTGATCCTCGAACGCGTGTAA
- a CDS encoding sulfatase-like hydrolase/transferase yields the protein MNILYIMFDQLRFDYLSCAGHPHLQTPHIDGLAARGVRFTRAYVQSPTCGSSRMSSYTGRYPSSHGVQFNSYPLRVGEWTMGDHLRKAGMGCHLIGKTHMVADADGMQRLGLAPDSVIGVRQSECGFDPWVRDDGLWAEGPDGFYDSKRSPYNEYLKEKGYPGDNPWNDFANAGIEGNDIASGWFMVNADKPANVAEADSETPWLTTQAMAFIEQADAPWCAHLSYIKPHWPYIVPAPYHDLYGPEHVLPVVRSEAEREDAHPVFDGMMNNQIGRTFSRDEVRQKVIPAYMGLIKQADDQMGRLFNWLENTGRMQDTMIVVTSDHGDYLGDHWLGEKNLFHEPSIKVPLIIYDPRPEADATRGTTCDELVEAIDLLPTFLEAAGGEPAPHILEGRSLMPFLRGEKPAWRDYAIAEFDYSTMPLCEKLGLEPKDARLFMVTDKRWKFMHAEGGLRPMLFDMENDPDELVDLAKDGAHQAVLDLMYDRLLEWGLRMSQRITLSDTQIKARRGKSGRKGILLGVYEADEVAPELTEKYRGQVPK from the coding sequence ATGAACATCCTCTATATCATGTTCGACCAGCTGCGGTTCGACTATCTGAGCTGCGCCGGCCATCCGCATTTGCAGACGCCGCACATCGACGGGCTGGCCGCCAGGGGCGTGCGCTTTACCCGCGCCTATGTGCAGTCGCCAACCTGCGGCTCCTCGCGGATGTCGAGCTACACCGGGCGTTACCCGTCCAGCCACGGGGTGCAGTTCAACAGCTATCCGCTGCGGGTCGGCGAGTGGACGATGGGGGACCATCTGCGCAAGGCGGGGATGGGCTGCCACCTGATCGGCAAGACCCATATGGTAGCGGATGCTGACGGGATGCAGCGCCTGGGCCTGGCACCGGACAGCGTGATCGGCGTGCGCCAGTCGGAATGCGGCTTTGACCCCTGGGTGCGCGATGACGGGCTGTGGGCAGAGGGGCCGGACGGTTTCTATGACAGCAAACGCAGCCCTTACAATGAATACCTGAAAGAAAAGGGCTATCCCGGAGACAACCCCTGGAACGATTTTGCCAATGCCGGCATAGAGGGCAATGACATCGCGTCCGGCTGGTTCATGGTCAATGCGGACAAGCCCGCCAATGTCGCCGAGGCAGACAGCGAGACACCCTGGCTGACCACTCAGGCGATGGCGTTCATCGAGCAGGCCGATGCACCATGGTGTGCGCACCTCAGCTATATCAAGCCGCATTGGCCCTATATCGTGCCCGCGCCCTACCACGATTTGTACGGGCCGGAGCATGTGCTGCCGGTTGTGCGCTCGGAGGCGGAGCGCGAAGACGCGCATCCGGTGTTTGACGGCATGATGAACAACCAGATCGGCAGGACCTTCAGCCGGGACGAGGTGCGCCAGAAGGTGATCCCCGCCTACATGGGGCTGATCAAACAGGCCGATGACCAGATGGGGCGGCTGTTCAACTGGCTGGAGAACACCGGCCGGATGCAGGACACCATGATCGTGGTGACATCGGATCACGGCGACTATCTGGGCGATCACTGGCTGGGCGAAAAGAACCTGTTCCACGAGCCCTCGATCAAGGTGCCGCTGATCATCTATGACCCGCGCCCGGAGGCCGATGCCACCCGCGGCACTACTTGCGATGAACTGGTCGAAGCAATCGACCTGCTGCCCACTTTCCTGGAGGCAGCGGGCGGTGAACCTGCGCCGCATATCCTGGAGGGGCGCTCCTTGATGCCATTCCTGCGGGGTGAAAAGCCCGCGTGGCGGGACTATGCCATTGCCGAGTTCGATTACTCCACCATGCCGCTGTGTGAAAAGCTGGGGCTGGAGCCGAAGGATGCGCGGCTGTTCATGGTGACGGACAAGCGCTGGAAGTTCATGCATGCCGAGGGCGGGCTGCGGCCGATGCTGTTTGACATGGAAAACGACCCGGATGAACTGGTGGACCTCGCCAAGGACGGCGCTCACCAGGCGGTGCTCGACCTGATGTATGACCGGTTGTTGGAATGGGGCCTCAGAATGTCGCAGCGGATCACCCTGTCGGATACGCAGATCAAAGCGCGCCGCGGCAAGTCCGGACGCAAGGGTATCCTGCTGGGGGTCTATGAGGCTGATGAAGTTGCGCCGGAATTGACAGAAAAATACCGCGGGCAAGTACCGAAGTAA
- a CDS encoding GNAT family N-acetyltransferase encodes MLVSQNLDGIDGYIRVTHGRPSPAGGASCTEISTLYVQPRHHGRGIGRRLLQAWLQLCRSNGWDAPWLASNSENSRAISFYLGNGFEHAGLTSFRIGGEEYANDVLQYSSL; translated from the coding sequence TTGCTGGTCTCTCAGAACCTGGATGGCATTGACGGCTATATCCGTGTCACGCACGGACGGCCCAGCCCGGCTGGCGGGGCTTCGTGCACCGAAATATCCACGCTCTACGTCCAGCCGCGGCATCACGGGCGGGGCATCGGGCGGCGCTTGCTGCAAGCCTGGCTGCAACTTTGCCGGTCAAACGGCTGGGACGCGCCCTGGCTTGCCAGCAATTCGGAGAACTCCCGCGCGATCTCCTTCTATCTGGGCAACGGGTTCGAACATGCCGGGCTGACAAGTTTCAGGATCGGCGGCGAAGAATACGCCAACGACGTGCTGCAGTACTCCTCTCTCTGA
- a CDS encoding aspartate aminotransferase family protein, which translates to MKDSNFLKEHNAKSLWHPMAHPADSLANPPAIITSAQGVKITDIDGHEVVDAVGGLWNVNLGFSCQPVKDAIAAQLDVLPYYSTFRGTTNDQVIQLAEELRKFFAPDGLTRAFFTSGGSDSVETALRLARQYHKIRGEEGRTKFLSLKKGYHGTHMGGASVNGNANFRAQYEPLLPGCFHIPAPYTYRNPFNETDPERLAQLCLQALEDEIAFQGAGTIAAFIMEPVLGAGGVIPPHASFMPWVREICSRNGILLIADEVITAFGRTGSWSGSRHWGVQPDMTATAKAITNGYFPFGAVMIADHMTETFEKDTTGKAAIGHGYTYSGHPVGAAAALACLQETLRLNVTQNAAARGTQIHQGLLDLQQKYHLIGDVRGGHGLMCALELVSDRTTKTAVDKKTIGTLQEAAYEAGAMVRVSGPNIILSPPLVLSEAEAGTILSALDAGFAAVS; encoded by the coding sequence ATGAAAGACTCCAATTTCCTGAAAGAGCACAACGCCAAATCACTCTGGCACCCCATGGCACACCCGGCTGACAGTCTGGCCAACCCGCCCGCCATCATCACCTCTGCCCAAGGGGTCAAGATCACCGACATCGACGGGCATGAAGTGGTTGATGCTGTTGGCGGCCTGTGGAACGTGAACCTCGGCTTTTCCTGCCAGCCAGTAAAGGATGCCATCGCCGCGCAGCTTGATGTTCTGCCATACTACTCCACCTTCCGCGGCACCACCAACGACCAGGTGATCCAGCTGGCAGAGGAGTTGCGCAAGTTCTTTGCGCCCGATGGCCTCACCCGCGCCTTCTTCACGTCCGGCGGCTCGGATTCGGTGGAAACCGCCCTGCGTCTCGCCCGCCAGTACCACAAGATCCGCGGCGAAGAAGGCCGCACCAAGTTCCTGAGCCTCAAGAAAGGCTACCACGGCACCCACATGGGCGGGGCTTCGGTCAATGGCAACGCCAACTTCCGCGCTCAGTACGAACCGCTGCTGCCGGGCTGCTTCCACATCCCGGCGCCTTACACCTACCGCAACCCCTTCAACGAGACCGATCCGGAACGCCTGGCCCAGCTCTGCCTGCAAGCCCTGGAGGACGAGATCGCCTTTCAGGGCGCGGGGACAATCGCCGCATTCATCATGGAGCCGGTCCTCGGGGCCGGCGGGGTGATCCCGCCGCACGCCAGCTTCATGCCCTGGGTGCGCGAGATCTGCTCCAGAAATGGCATCCTGCTGATCGCGGATGAGGTGATCACCGCCTTCGGCCGCACCGGATCGTGGAGCGGCTCTCGCCACTGGGGCGTGCAGCCGGACATGACGGCCACCGCCAAGGCAATCACCAACGGTTACTTCCCCTTTGGCGCGGTGATGATTGCAGACCACATGACCGAAACCTTCGAGAAGGACACCACCGGCAAGGCCGCAATCGGCCACGGCTACACCTACTCGGGCCACCCGGTCGGTGCGGCTGCAGCCCTGGCCTGCCTTCAAGAGACCCTTCGCCTGAACGTAACGCAAAACGCCGCCGCCCGCGGCACCCAGATCCACCAGGGCCTGCTGGATCTTCAGCAGAAATACCATCTGATCGGCGACGTCCGCGGCGGCCACGGCCTGATGTGCGCGCTTGAGCTGGTGTCCGACCGCACCACCAAGACAGCCGTGGACAAGAAGACCATCGGCACGCTGCAGGAAGCGGCCTATGAAGCAGGCGCCATGGTGCGGGTCTCCGGCCCCAACATCATCCTGTCACCACCGCTGGTGCTGAGCGAGGCGGAGGCCGGCACTATCCTCTCTGCCTTGGATGCAGGCTTTGCAGCGGTGAGCTGA
- a CDS encoding IclR family transcriptional regulator, whose product MGTVSKALSLLTYFDHGRTGIGLSDLTRLSGMNKATVYRLMNELQESGFVEQTGSNRSYRLGPQVLRLAALREAAVPILSVSRQVLRELSDETGETSHLSLLQGSQLNSLSHAYSPRNATRVMMEDAKVLTFHGTSSGMAVLAFAEPAFVETILSQPLEARTPETLTDPGKLRAQLDGIRKSGIAVSIGGFEEDVHSHAVPIFDPDRKVIGALAVAAPASRMTAEQKQLIPAALRRAGAALTYRIGGSAPAGFPQDDTA is encoded by the coding sequence ATGGGCACCGTATCCAAAGCCTTGTCGCTGCTGACATATTTCGATCACGGCCGCACCGGGATCGGACTCAGCGACCTCACGCGCTTGTCCGGCATGAATAAGGCAACCGTTTACCGGCTGATGAACGAACTTCAGGAATCAGGCTTTGTGGAACAGACGGGCAGCAACCGCTCTTACCGGCTGGGCCCCCAGGTTCTGCGTCTTGCAGCCCTGCGCGAGGCCGCGGTGCCGATCCTCTCCGTTTCCCGCCAGGTGCTGCGCGAACTGAGCGATGAAACCGGCGAAACCAGCCACCTTTCTCTGCTGCAAGGCAGCCAGCTCAATTCGCTGTCACACGCCTATTCCCCGCGCAACGCCACCAGGGTAATGATGGAGGACGCCAAAGTACTGACGTTCCACGGCACCAGCTCCGGCATGGCAGTTCTGGCCTTTGCCGAACCGGCCTTCGTCGAAACCATACTGTCCCAGCCGCTGGAAGCCCGCACCCCGGAGACCCTTACCGATCCGGGGAAACTCCGGGCTCAGCTGGACGGCATCCGCAAAAGCGGCATTGCCGTGTCTATCGGCGGCTTTGAGGAAGACGTTCACTCCCATGCGGTTCCAATATTTGATCCGGACCGCAAGGTGATCGGCGCCCTGGCGGTGGCCGCCCCCGCCTCCCGCATGACAGCAGAACAGAAACAACTGATCCCGGCCGCCCTGCGCCGCGCAGGCGCTGCCCTCACATACCGCATCGGAGGGTCCGCTCCCGCGGGCTTCCCGCAGGACGACACCGCCTGA
- a CDS encoding 3-hydroxyacyl-CoA dehydrogenase NAD-binding domain-containing protein, which translates to MSEAIAYERVGDFAVLKAQNPPVNALGIDVRKGLLAGIERAEGEGAKAVLIYGEGKTYFAGADIREFGKPPQEPYLPGLCSRIEASPLIVVSAMHGTALGGGLEVALSSHYRIAVPSAKMGLPEVNLGILPGAGGTQRLPRLAGTEAALEMITTGRHIGAAEALDKGIIDRIEEGAPREIGLAYAQELLDAGAPRRAVGEMPAPEAVDFDAIYEATLKKGRGQLSPATAVRAVQAAVEAVSFEAGLKRERALFTELMESDQRQGLIHAFFSERAVSKLPELEGVEPRDVSSMGVIGGGTMGAGIATAALLAGLPIVLIEMTDEGVAAARGRIEGNLQGALKRGKVTQAQYDQLTGEALTVATDYAALSEVDLVVEAVFEDMGVKREVFGKLDVHCKPGAVLATNTSYLDVDEIAAATSRPQDVIGLHFFSPAHVMKLLEVVVAEKTAPEVLATGFALGKRLKKVAVRSGICDGFIGNRIMNAYRKAAEYVVLDGASPYQVDKVVTTFGFPMGPFAMGDLAGLDINWAARKRRAPTRDPRERVPRFYEMLCEGGDFGQKTGKGFYVYEAGKRGGVPNPEVAELIARDQEEQGVTPREFSDAEVLRRYMCAMVNEAAKVVGEGIARRPLDVDMVMLFGYGFPRFWGGPLKWADLQGLDGILADIKAYAEEDGFFWQPAPLLEQLVAEGKTFGDLNKGA; encoded by the coding sequence ATGAGTGAAGCCATTGCATACGAGCGCGTCGGCGATTTTGCCGTTCTGAAAGCGCAGAACCCGCCGGTGAATGCGCTGGGCATTGATGTGCGCAAGGGATTGCTGGCCGGAATCGAGCGTGCTGAAGGCGAGGGCGCCAAGGCGGTGCTGATCTACGGTGAGGGAAAGACCTATTTCGCGGGTGCCGACATCCGTGAATTCGGCAAGCCGCCGCAGGAGCCCTACCTGCCGGGCCTGTGCAGCAGGATCGAGGCCTCGCCGCTGATTGTGGTCTCCGCCATGCATGGCACTGCGCTGGGCGGCGGGCTGGAGGTGGCCTTGTCCTCGCATTACCGGATTGCGGTGCCTTCGGCCAAGATGGGACTGCCGGAGGTCAACCTGGGCATCCTGCCCGGCGCGGGCGGCACCCAGCGGCTGCCGCGGCTGGCGGGGACAGAAGCTGCGCTGGAGATGATCACCACCGGCCGCCACATCGGCGCGGCAGAGGCGCTGGACAAGGGTATCATCGACCGCATCGAAGAGGGCGCGCCGCGCGAGATCGGCCTGGCCTATGCGCAGGAATTGCTGGATGCAGGCGCGCCGCGCCGGGCGGTTGGGGAAATGCCTGCTCCGGAAGCTGTGGATTTTGATGCCATTTATGAAGCGACGCTGAAGAAAGGCCGCGGCCAGCTGTCCCCGGCAACCGCTGTGCGTGCGGTGCAGGCGGCGGTCGAGGCTGTGAGCTTTGAAGCCGGCCTTAAGCGTGAGCGCGCGCTGTTCACAGAGCTGATGGAGTCCGATCAGCGGCAGGGGCTGATCCATGCCTTCTTCTCGGAGCGTGCGGTCAGCAAACTGCCGGAGCTGGAAGGAGTTGAACCCCGTGACGTATCCTCAATGGGGGTAATCGGCGGCGGCACCATGGGTGCAGGCATTGCCACCGCGGCGCTGCTGGCCGGGCTTCCGATTGTGCTGATCGAGATGACGGACGAGGGTGTTGCCGCCGCGCGCGGCCGGATCGAAGGCAATCTGCAAGGCGCCCTGAAGCGGGGCAAGGTCACCCAGGCGCAATATGATCAGCTGACCGGCGAGGCGCTGACTGTGGCCACGGATTATGCCGCGCTGAGCGAGGTGGATCTGGTGGTCGAGGCCGTGTTCGAAGACATGGGTGTCAAGCGCGAGGTCTTTGGCAAGCTGGATGTGCATTGCAAGCCGGGGGCCGTGCTGGCGACCAATACCTCCTATCTGGATGTCGATGAAATCGCCGCGGCAACGTCCCGTCCGCAGGATGTGATCGGGCTGCACTTCTTCTCGCCCGCGCACGTGATGAAGCTTTTGGAGGTGGTGGTAGCGGAAAAGACCGCTCCGGAGGTCCTGGCGACAGGCTTTGCGCTGGGCAAGCGGTTGAAGAAGGTCGCGGTACGATCCGGCATCTGCGACGGGTTCATCGGCAACCGGATCATGAACGCCTACCGCAAGGCGGCGGAATATGTGGTGCTGGACGGGGCCTCGCCTTATCAGGTGGACAAGGTGGTGACCACTTTCGGCTTCCCGATGGGGCCGTTTGCGATGGGCGATCTGGCGGGGCTGGACATCAACTGGGCGGCCCGCAAGCGCCGCGCGCCGACGCGGGATCCGCGCGAGCGGGTGCCGCGGTTCTATGAGATGCTCTGCGAGGGCGGGGACTTCGGCCAGAAGACCGGCAAGGGTTTCTATGTCTACGAAGCGGGCAAGCGCGGTGGTGTCCCGAACCCTGAGGTGGCGGAGCTGATTGCCCGGGATCAGGAGGAGCAGGGTGTCACCCCGCGGGAGTTCTCCGACGCTGAAGTGCTGCGCCGCTACATGTGCGCTATGGTCAACGAGGCCGCAAAGGTGGTGGGCGAGGGCATCGCCCGGCGTCCGCTGGACGTGGATATGGTGATGCTGTTTGGCTACGGCTTTCCGCGGTTCTGGGGCGGGCCGTTGAAATGGGCCGATCTGCAGGGGCTGGACGGCATCCTGGCCGATATCAAGGCCTATGCGGAAGAGGACGGGTTCTTCTGGCAGCCGGCGCCGCTGCTGGAGCAGCTCGTGGCAGAAGGCAAGACCTTCGGCGATCTGAACAAAGGCGCCTAG
- the rpe gene encoding ribulose-phosphate 3-epimerase — MSFDRNIKIAPSILSADFANFGQEIQAIEAQGADWVHVDVMDGHFVPNLTFGPQAVKAFRPHVKTVMDVHLMIAPVDPYISAYADAGADVLTAHIEAGPHIHRTLQAIRGAGMKAGVALNPGTPAEAVEHLLDLTDLVCVMTVNPGFGGQKFIDMTGKIRRLRSMIGDRPVHIEIDGGVDPTTAPLVAEAGADVLVAGSAVFKGGSVDTPEVYGENIRKIRSATEGTWA, encoded by the coding sequence ATGTCCTTTGACCGCAATATCAAAATCGCACCCTCCATCCTGTCTGCCGATTTCGCCAATTTCGGGCAGGAGATCCAGGCGATCGAAGCCCAGGGCGCCGACTGGGTGCATGTGGATGTTATGGACGGGCATTTCGTGCCGAACCTCACCTTCGGCCCGCAGGCGGTAAAAGCGTTCCGCCCGCATGTGAAGACAGTGATGGACGTGCACTTGATGATCGCGCCGGTCGACCCCTACATCAGCGCCTATGCCGATGCCGGCGCTGATGTGCTGACCGCCCATATCGAGGCAGGCCCGCACATCCACCGCACCCTGCAGGCGATCCGGGGGGCGGGCATGAAAGCGGGCGTGGCACTCAATCCCGGCACCCCGGCCGAAGCGGTTGAGCACCTCCTGGACCTCACCGACCTGGTCTGCGTGATGACCGTGAACCCGGGCTTTGGCGGCCAGAAGTTCATCGACATGACCGGCAAAATCCGCCGCCTGCGGTCGATGATCGGCGACCGTCCGGTGCACATCGAGATCGACGGAGGCGTCGATCCCACCACCGCGCCGCTGGTGGCCGAAGCCGGCGCCGACGTGCTGGTCGCAGGCTCCGCCGTGTTCAAGGGCGGATCGGTCGACACCCCGGAGGTCTACGGCGAAAACATCCGCAAGATCCGGTCCGCCACCGAAGGCACCTGGGCCTAA
- the phnC gene encoding phosphonate ABC transporter ATP-binding protein encodes MLRIDKLTKRFGGKIAVDTATLDIDKPCMIGIIGRSGAGKSTLLRMLNRLEDASGGRILFEGREITGLKGRDKRAWQSECAMIFQQFNLVPRMDVVSNVLHGTLNRRNAMATLFNLYPMADIHTAIDILDRLGIAEHAAKRAEALSGGQQQRVAIARALMQDPKIILADEPIASLDPMNAQTVMEALRRIHEEDGRTVIANLHTLDTARRYCDRVVGMRDGRIVFDGLPEQLTTGVAREIYGAGEEFSEAATSTEIETLEKTGTMRAAVPAE; translated from the coding sequence GTGCTGCGCATTGACAAACTGACCAAACGGTTCGGCGGTAAGATCGCGGTGGATACCGCCACGCTGGACATTGATAAGCCCTGCATGATCGGCATCATCGGCCGCTCCGGCGCAGGCAAATCCACCTTGCTGCGGATGCTGAACCGGCTGGAAGACGCCAGCGGCGGCCGCATCCTGTTCGAGGGGCGCGAGATCACCGGGCTTAAGGGCAGGGACAAGCGCGCCTGGCAGTCCGAATGCGCGATGATCTTCCAGCAGTTCAACCTGGTGCCGCGGATGGATGTGGTGTCCAACGTTCTGCACGGCACGTTGAACCGCCGCAATGCGATGGCAACGCTGTTCAACCTGTACCCGATGGCGGATATTCACACGGCGATCGACATCCTCGACCGGCTCGGCATTGCTGAACATGCCGCCAAACGGGCCGAGGCGCTGTCTGGCGGCCAGCAGCAGCGGGTGGCGATTGCCCGGGCGCTGATGCAGGACCCGAAAATCATTCTGGCAGATGAGCCGATTGCCTCGCTCGACCCGATGAACGCCCAGACCGTGATGGAGGCGCTGCGCCGCATCCACGAAGAAGACGGGCGCACCGTGATTGCCAACCTGCACACGCTGGACACTGCGCGCCGTTACTGCGACCGGGTCGTCGGCATGCGCGACGGGCGCATCGTGTTTGACGGGCTGCCGGAGCAGCTCACCACGGGTGTCGCCCGCGAAATCTACGGCGCCGGAGAGGAATTCTCCGAAGCAGCCACCTCGACCGAAATCGAAACGCTGGAAAAGACCGGCACGATGCGCGCCGCCGTTCCCGCTGAATAA